From Ascaphus truei isolate aAscTru1 chromosome 17, aAscTru1.hap1, whole genome shotgun sequence, the proteins below share one genomic window:
- the LOC142467859 gene encoding natural cytotoxicity triggering receptor 3-like, with protein MGGVGLLLILGALQGFLSQKIHVSQIPAVTTPEGSTVTLQCDYTLSSTERARLGWYRWYRHGLGGPEVSDTSKDFMGRVSSATQSDFIHKRSADMKLHRVILTDTGMYVCQVTFQDNEIISGHGDGTFLNVTAAAPNNPSGNILPVSLGVAAVVLIISISVAAYLCYTKPASSYMREVSPTIYTDFTTPATRKDGVQSPTSQQPLQSSEDGHYSLKNLEYTYLGCQENSKKPTLQQNAELDLYSEIP; from the exons ATGGGAGGTGTGGGACTGCTGCTCATACTGGGAGCCCTGCAAG GGTTTCTCTCGCAGAAGATCCACGTATCCCAGATCCCTGCAGTGACCACCCCAGAGGGAAGCACCGTCACCTTACAGTGCGACTACACCCTGAGCAGCACAGAGAGGGCACGCCTCGGCTGGTACCGATGGTACAGACATGGGCTGGGCGGGCCTGAGGTCTCTGATACCAGTAAAGATTTCATGGGCAGAGTCTCCAGCGCAACTCAGAGCGATTTCATCCATAAGCGCtcggccgatatgaagctgcacCGAGTGATTCTCACGGACACCGGGATGTATGTCTGTCAGGTTACGTTCCAGGACAATGAGATAATATCAGGACACGGGGACGGGACATTCCTCAACGTGACCGCCG CTGCACCAAACAATCCATCTGGGAATATCCTTCCTGTGTCTCTTGGCGTGGCAGCTGTGGTCCTGATAATATCCATCTCAGTGGCAGCTTATCTCTGTTACACCAAACCAG CTTCCTCTTACATGAGAGAAGT GAGTCCTACAATCTACACTGACTTTACCACCCCAG CAACAAGAAAGGACGGCGTTCAAAGTCCAACATCACAGCAG CCGCTGCAGAGCTCAGAGGACGGTCACTACAGCCTGAAAAACCTCGAGTACACGTATCTGGGATGTCAAGAGAACAGCAAAAAGCCAACTCTCCAACAGAATGCGGAACTGGATCTGTACAGCGAGATACCATAA